A genomic stretch from Rhodothermales bacterium includes:
- a CDS encoding BamA/TamA family outer membrane protein codes for RLDFAQGQVSQSAVLGTIGGAVMSFSDMLGDDRLFVTIYNTADTQKDFIKRLSLAVSRVQLHKRTNIGYGLYRFSGRRYDLTDPDAPSEFPSFFETIYGGFGAISYPLSKFRRVEFGTSLNWSHKEVAARGIDRSALLLSNAITLTHDNALYHYNGPIDGWRASLSTAYTTDIRESNVSYFTVDGDLRKYVRFGRSITLASRFNGRWNQGREARLFVLGGSWDLRGFRLFSVRGQKMWFTSHELRFPILTAPSLITPILAPFGIVNLRGALFFDAAHAWNDDYGLKQRTINAGETLGATGLGFRLNLFGGFVLRYDLGWKYRDGFRTRDGFFKQFFFGWDF; via the coding sequence ATCGGCTTGACTTCGCGCAGGGGCAGGTGAGTCAGAGCGCGGTACTTGGAACCATCGGCGGAGCAGTCATGTCCTTTTCTGACATGCTTGGCGACGATCGATTATTTGTAACCATATATAACACAGCCGATACGCAGAAAGATTTCATTAAACGCTTGAGCCTTGCGGTGAGCCGGGTTCAGTTGCACAAGCGGACAAATATTGGCTACGGCCTGTACAGATTCAGCGGCCGGCGATACGACCTGACGGACCCGGATGCCCCGAGCGAGTTTCCGAGTTTCTTTGAAACGATATATGGCGGGTTCGGCGCGATCAGCTATCCGTTATCCAAGTTCAGACGCGTGGAGTTCGGAACGTCTCTTAACTGGAGCCACAAGGAGGTAGCTGCCCGTGGCATTGACCGGTCGGCGCTGTTGTTATCTAACGCCATCACGCTCACCCACGACAACGCGCTATATCACTACAACGGCCCCATTGACGGCTGGAGGGCCAGCCTGTCGACCGCCTACACGACTGACATTCGCGAGTCAAACGTTAGCTACTTCACCGTAGACGGCGACCTCAGGAAGTACGTGCGATTCGGAAGATCCATCACGCTCGCGTCGCGGTTCAACGGACGATGGAATCAGGGGCGTGAGGCGAGGCTGTTCGTGCTCGGCGGGAGCTGGGATCTGCGTGGATTTCGTCTCTTTTCGGTTCGGGGACAGAAGATGTGGTTTACCTCTCATGAGCTTCGCTTTCCGATCCTGACGGCCCCATCTCTAATCACCCCGATACTTGCACCGTTCGGAATCGTCAACCTGCGCGGTGCGCTGTTCTTCGATGCTGCTCACGCCTGGAATGACGACTACGGTCTCAAACAGCGTACGATCAATGCCGGCGAGACGCTCGGAGCGACGGGACTCGGATTTCGACTTAATTTGTTCGGTGGGTTTGTACTGAGGTATGACCTCGGATGGAAGTACCGAGATGGTTTCAGGACGCGGGATGGCTTCTTCAAGCAGTTCTTCTTCGGTTGGGATTTCTAG